GATGCAAAACTAAATTGGGCTgatttgaatttcaaatcccaatcctcatattttaaatggtcTTGAAATCCACTCATCTAACACGTTATCCCGAATCCCCAGATCTGAAAATTCAACTTCGATCCAGGCCTCTTCTTCAGGTCCGCACACCCACCTGCTTCTTCGAAAACACCTCTGGCTCTTCTTCTTTGTATCAATCTTGCACAGGTTCAGTTAAAACTTTTTCTGGAAATGTATTTTTGTATCTCTGTGTGTGGGCTCAGATAAATGCTTGAGTAGTGATTTTAATATGAAATTTATGGTGTTTTTTGAGTAAGTATGGTAAGTGAAATTCAAGTTTTCGCACTTCAATTCGATACCCAAATGTAATTAGCTTGGATTTATGGGTATTTTATTTGTACTTCTTTGGGCATTGGATTTTTTTTGTTGGATTTTTTTTGTCAGTATGAGAATGAACGCCGCAAATCCCGATCTAGAGTGTTTTGTATTTTTATAGATTTTCCCACCTGAGTAACGATCATTCGATTGGAAATGTGTGTCACGGGTATTGATCACTGTGgaatttaagaaattattttctgCAATTCTATTTCTTCCAATGGCCGTATTTTAGGCTGACTGCTGAGTTGTTTATGCCAAAAACATGATAATGTACATAGAGATTGTTAGCCTTGAACTTTGACGGGATTATGTTTCTACTGGCAGTTATTATCTTGTGGGATATATCAATTGAAACTTAGTTGTTTGCATTGGTACCTTATTCAGTCAAACAACGAAAAGTGCTAGTATTAAACATAAATGACGTGTCAATCTATAGGTGAATGTCATAAGAAACTATGTAAATCATCAAGGAATTACGTGTCATGGAATGGAGACATGGACAACCATTTGGCAAAGGTTCTGATTGACCAAATGGCTCAAGAAACAAATGAGATGGAGATACTTGAAAACCACAAGCATTTTTTGTGATCTATTTAAATTCCAAATTGCACCTTAATtgacaaaagaaaatattaaaaaatagggTCAAGGCTTGGAAAAAATATTAGTGTTGTTGTAGATGTCCAAAAGCAAAGTGGGATTTCTTGGGATGAAGGCCGAAAAATAATTAGTCACATCAAATGAATGGAAGAAATATGCAATGACTTGAATCATTGTTTTGAATGAATTACTAATTAAGAGATTGTTAAAGAGTTGTTAATTAAGCATTATTAAGGAATTGATAATTCAGGATTAACCTGTTGTGATCCACCAGATTTAAAATGGACCACCCAATCTACTTCATTATCCCGAAAAAACCAACTAGACGAATGAGATTATAACACGTGGCAGATAAGATTGAATTCTGATCTTCTAACTAGTCCAGTTGCAGCCTATAAATGGAagctgatttcatttgttttccTACACCGCTTTCCCTCATCTACTCTCTCGAATTCTAGCCATATACCTTAGATTTTCTAGCCATTTTCTAGGGCAGTTTAGTGTTGGAAAGCTTCGAAGATAGTGTCGACTCGAGGAGGGGTCGGTGAACCGGGACACACAGATTGAGACGTCATCAACGGGCTGACGATGGACGCAGGTATAATCTTAAAGCCTTAAATAGTGATTTAAGGATAATTATGAAGAACTTTGAAGCATGTTTGGTAATTCAAAATTTGGCTTGAcagtgatttcattatgttggtaTTGTCTAGGTTCGGAAGAGTAACTTTCTGTCAGATTGTTTTACTGAGATACGTTATGTACTGACTGAGATATCCAAGCGTACTATACACTATCatatgctgcatatttatctgttgcatgatacatgtttttattattttggcatattatgcatgacataTTACGTTGGGCCAGATATCTTTTTATATATACTTCATTTGTTGGGGTCACTCAGCCCTGTTATGTATTTTGGACGGTGGGCATCGAAAGCTACAGTGTCCGACGGGACCCGAGGGCTCTGATGACCCTGGACATTGTAGGTCCACGTCTTGACGATGAGTGTGGGAGCCAAAACAAGCCTAAGGCAGATCAGAGACTACACACTCAGACGCCTCTAGACTGAGCATAAGATTCTTGACTTGATCCTTGATATCCGAGCATATTGTATTTCACATGCATCATATCAGTTTGTACACTCGTACATTATCGTATTGGGCAATTGTCGCTCACGTCCTTGTTTTCATCTTAGGCACCCCAATCCACGGGGAAGGTCTTAGGTTGGATGGTTCGAATGTCCAGGACAGTGGCTAGAGCAGTTGGATTTTCAGTGGTGATCCGGTGGAGGTTTTATTTGGTTTTTCATGCAGGATTATGTATTCAATATGGTTGTATTAATGTTTAAAACTGAGATTATTATTCAGTTTTCGTTTGGGTTGTAAGATGATTAAGTTATTTGGTTTTCGTTGTTTAATTATTGTTATCTAGTTTATTATCGCATGGTTATTAGTCTGTTAAGTAGTGGCTCAGGATAAAGACCCTACAGAATATGTTGGCATGCGTGTTTTTTTATACTTTTTTTATAGATGacttaaattatatatatactttcCTATGAATAATAACATCCAAATGGAAAAGGATTACAAAATAAAGTTATTGAGAACTGGAGAGATGTGTTTCTATGTGGTTCAGGTACTGAAAGTTTGGGTGTTGAACATTTGAAGAAGGTGCCCACACGATGGGTGATGAAGAAGCAACCGGCAAACTTAGGACAAGAACGATCATGGCCATTTGGAATTACTCAACACAATCAATAATTCATGTCTTTGTTTGAAGGAATTTGACAAAGAAGCCTTTATGGTTGTAAATTTTGAGGTCTTTAAATATTTCCAAGGCCATTGACTACATGCTGAGCCAAATACATTTGGAATATGAAATGTGTCGAATAAAGTCAATCCAATACATCACAACATAATATCAGTCCCATTGTGACTCATTACATGAGCACATGTAGTAGGTCATCACAAGTGGTCTAGAGAGAATTTATTATTCTCTAACTTCCTGAGAAGTCAATTAATGTTCCAAATGTCAAAAGGTAAGCTCAACAAAAAAGCTGTGATCACTACTTGGTTATCATACTTACCTAGTATGGCCTTGAGAAAAAAGCCATCTTGTGATATTACTTTATAAACAAGcattaatatgttttttttgggCAAACAGGCATTAATAAGTTAAGACAGTTATTATGATGCTGGCATATTATTTTCCGTAACCATAGGAATAGTACGAATACATCAAATTTATCAATTTGCATGCACATTAAGAATCAAATACATATGCACGTGAACAGTTAAAATGCAACTGCAGTTGCACAGGATAAATTAACACAAAATGAAAACAATAATCAATACTACCTGCTGCAGCAAATACTTTGCAACCAACGTACTTAGCATATTGGAGAGCAAATATGTCAAATCCACTTGCAGCCTCGTGTATCTGCAGTTGATTTTTAAAGTTTCACTTTTATAAACTATTAGATTTAGCTTCAAAACATGGCCATACCAAGATTATTTTGCTCGGGGTGGCTTCGGACAATATCGAAAGAGCATAGAGAGAGAAGCATGACGCTAGTGGCAACGCTGCTGCTTCAACAATGGAAACTCCGCGAGGAATTGGCAAAACAAAATCTATGTGAACCGATACAAACTCTGCATACCCGCCCCCTTTTCTAAGAATCGCACAAACCTGGTATAAATGGAAAACACAAAATGCGTTGTCATAACAAACCCAATTGTTTAAATGTGGAGAAAAAAAACCTTGAACTGCTCAGTCAGCAACAACTGATACACACCTCGACGCCCTCTTTAAAGTTAGATACTTCGGAGCCAACAGCAACAACTACCCCAGAACACTCAAACCCAAGATATGACTTGGCCGCGCGTAGAGAATCCCGATGGCACAAAGCATCGTACATATTTAGTCCAGTCGCGGCTACTTTTATCATTACCTCATCATCTCCAACAGTGGGCATTGGAGCCTCTTTTACTCGTAAAACATGTGGACCATCGCAGCTATCATAATCCACAACCTTCATCTGCAGAGTCAAATATAGCAAATATTACACAATATCAAAACATGAGGACGTTCCCAGTTCACTCTGCAGTTAAGTTAaacaaaatattcggctgcgcATAATCCTAAATAAGGGATGATAAATAATACAAGAAGATGGGGTCAGCCTAAGGCACAAAAGTGAAAAACACAACGCAGCGCTGAAATGGTGCAGAGATTACAAATAGGAcacataattaaatacaaaacATGCACAAAGCCAATTTACAACTATGTGACCGGAATTAATAACCGGAAAAAATAGCAAACAAGCATAATACTGAATATTGCAAGACGAAAAATTCCACGAGAATAGCGCGACAGCTTCAGGGTATCACTTTTCAGCAACCGAAAATTCAGCTTCGAGCGAATAAAGCAAATTCAGTACCAACAACGGTAAAATTTTGGTCTTCAAAATCAGAAGAATTCCATTCACATTACCATAtgcttaataaaatattaacgtATAAAAATGGAAGTAAAGGAGGTTGCTTACCAGGGCAACGGAATGCTCACTgcaattattaatataatttcaatcgtgaaaaaatcaaaatcaaacccTAATTCTCCATTTGTTTGAAAATTGTCAATTTTCAGTTATCAAAGCGATACAAAGAAATGGTCCTTCGTGAGATGCcgggtttaaaatatttgggtCATGTAATTCATGTACAAACCATGTGAAGCCAGGCCCATTTAATACAAATGGGTTGGGCTTCATTCCCACTATTGTAATGATCCATAAAAATTCATTCTGCCCGCACAGGCCTCGATGGAACATCAATTCCGAAAACCCTACAGTACAGTGGTTAGATTTCCCATCGGTGGAGTTAGTTTCTTCATCCGTGAGCACGGAGTTGTAGTATCCTAACGAAATCTAGGGTCCCCCACTACCAAGACTCTGCATCAAGGTCATTCTAGAATatggatttcaaatttttcacGTTGAGAAAATCTTAAACGATGACGGAGATCTTTGATTTTTTCGAATTTGGATTCGAGAATTTTTTATAATCCCCGAAATAGTTCGAGGATCCCACGTCTGAACTCGTCCTACAaataatattattgttattgttattaatattaataatatagtaatattactttttgaaaaaattaataatattttgttgactgtaaaatattaataatattataattattaatactgataataataataataaataataataagtttGGGTTCAGAAAATCTTCGAACTCgccttattaatatttttgaacaaGGGGGGATGGGGATTTGATTCCTGCATGTTCGAACCaatccccgaacccgaaaatgCGAGGATAGAGGCGAGTATAAAAATCGAAGACAGTGATTGGGAATGCAAATCCGTCCCCGACCCATCCCATTGTCATGTTATTCCAGAGTTTTCTTCCCAGTATAGCATTTGGGCTACCATACACAATATATGAGAACCAACTGACCGAATTATCCATCTTCACCTGAGCAAGAACAAACTGAGGGTACATAAACACTACTCCCAGATTAGTCTCATCGTATCACATCTGATTTATGACTCCTAATCATGGTTTTCATGATACGGTTCCATTCTTTAGAGGTTGCACCTAGGGCCGATCTTAACAATATCTGGGCCTGAATCTAACTTTTAAAAAGAGACATATGAATCATAATGtttgttcatattttttttagtttcatatcaatttttcaaattaaatcaatacgttaaatataatataaaaaactaaatgaataaaaatatcagaCATATCCAAAATGATCACTAAAAAACAACCCGCCTAACAGTTAAAAATACTAATCAAGTCTGTATAATCAAGTTGTTCAATAATTTATTTCTGAATCGATAACATAGCCAATCCATTTAATCTTTCTTTTGACATGGTTGatcaaagaaaaattttgatgaGCTTTAACTTTGAGAAACTTCGCTctgcacttgctactgtgaTCGGGACAATCAACAAGATATTATAAGCAATATGAGCATTTGGGAAACACTCATCAATTTTCTTTAAGTAATTCACTATATCAATGGTCGATTTTGCTTCTCTTGGTAATGAGCATCTCAAGAATATCAATTCCAAAAATAGATCATCCCCATTAATATCATAACAACCCTTATGAGTCAAAAGAATTTTCAAGATTCTTTCAAGACCTACCAAAGGATGATGACAACTGGTGCATTATGCATTATTCAAAGAAATAAAGTTAGAATATCAAATAATAAGTTCTTTAACGCAATAAACTTTGTAATAAGTGCTAACAAGAAATCATTTCTATGTAAATTTTCCTGGTACAGAGACAAATTCATCCTCATATTTCTTTTTGCTATCAAAAAATACAAAACAAGATTCCCCCGCAATAAATAAGTATTTCATAGTTTTCCGAAGAGAAAATCTTTAGCAAGAGATGTCAAACATTTGTCCAaacatattaattattaaagaactaaacaattttattaaattatgtaaaaaaattgatatcaaatgattcaATGGTGTTACAAGACGCCAACAAACACATGGCCATATTCCATAATATTATTTAACAATAAATAACATCACTAAACAACGTCATTTAGGTAGGAGTAAATAGAATGCAACACGACATGAgctagagagagagagagcgcTATACACGAGAGCAGCCTACTGGTATGAACGAGATCAGAAAACCCAGAGAAATTCCATATTGTCTTcgcaaatttgaaaaaaaattagaatcaaaataaaaaaaggaTTTACCTCTCATAGTCACAAGTATGAATTTCTCGTCGGTTGATTTAGGTTTTCTTCGATTCAAAGGTTATGTTAACATGAAGAAAGGCAAATGATTAaggataaaaaaatatgatagattgaaaaattttaagtgaTCGACTGATAGGCCactattaaatttaaaaaactttgaagattaAATCCTCCAACACTATATACAAGCATCTGGATAATCTGGAATGTGACGGTGACACCAGATTGACCATCCCAGAGTCGCCCCTGCACATGGCCAAGAAAGGGAAACTGAACAATTGccttgctatatatatatttgatcgGGCATCGACAGTGCCATGGGAGTCAGATTATGAGGCAATCGTGAGGAAGTTTAGAGAATGTGGGAATTGAGATTGTGTGCCTGTGCCGGGAAACCAGCCGGGGGTGTGGTCGTGagtgagttttacaagaacttgatgaaactgtttttggaagatgatgttattctgaatcctgACTTTGAATCTGTAATTTATTTGAGAATCTGTAATCCGATTGTAACTTGTTTAAACTGGTTGTTATAAATTTGTGTATTTCTTCTTATATTTTGCATATCATCTCTGCATGTGATCTTGTTATCTCGGTGAATCCATTGGTTTCACGACAATAACATATCATAAAGTACCTTTGCTACTGCAATGACAATTACTAAAATGCACGCGTACGTAATGAAAGATAACtaatagaaaatattaaaattttaacaataaaaCTATATGCTATAATTGTAAAAAAATGCACACAGCGTACGTGCGCTCCGACTACTAGTTGCGATAAAATTTAGTTCACTCACTCGTAATCAAAGCAGCTGTAATTAATTACAacccaataattttttttaataatttacaaGCAAgagtatttttttaataatttacaaGCAAGAGTACattgttttaaaaaagaaaagagtaCCGATTCCTGCATTATCGATATCATCCAAGGTGTGAATATATTTATTGCATTTTAAGATGGCCACTGGACTTCTCGAAGTCCATACGCAAAATAATCTTCCTAGTACTATCATTGTTCTTTAAACGGTCCAAAGCTTGTCCAGCTTCACACGCTAGAAAAGGATAATCGGTTGCAGGAACAACTTTTTTCTGAAGAACGGCAGGCCACAAATCAGCTCTCACACCAGCAATAACAGAAGCTTTGTACTGAAAATCTTTAGATGGTAGATTGATGACTGCAAATATTAATAACAACA
The sequence above is a segment of the Primulina tabacum isolate GXHZ01 chromosome 6, ASM2559414v2, whole genome shotgun sequence genome. Coding sequences within it:
- the LOC142548459 gene encoding uncharacterized protein LOC142548459 isoform X2, which codes for MKVVDYDSCDGPHVLRVKEAPMPTVGDDEVMIKVAATGLNMYDALCHRDSLRAAKSYLGFECSGVVVAVGSEVSNFKEGVEVCAILRKGGGYAEFVSVHIDFVLPIPRGVSIVEAAALPLASCFSLYALSILSEATPSKIILIHEAASGFDIFALQYAKYVGCKVFAAAGMEEKLLLCKMLGADVCINYKKQGFPERVKAETGGKGHRCLGSLYLTRPSL
- the LOC142548459 gene encoding uncharacterized protein LOC142548459 isoform X1, with product MKVVDYDSCDGPHVLRVKEAPMPTVGDDEVMIKVAATGLNMYDALCHRDSLRAAKSYLGFECSGVVVAVGSEVSNFKEGVEVCAILRKGGGYAEFVSVHIDFVLPIPRGVSIVEAAALPLASCFSLYALSILSEATPSKIILIHEAASGFDIFALQYAKYVGCKVFAAAGMEEKLLLCKMLGADVCINYKKQGFPERVKAETGGKGVDIIVDVNGSDYFRRNVDCLAIDGSLVSLGTKSGRCADIEISVLGAKDIRVVGSYLSF